GACGCGCGACTTAATCGCCGGGCGTATGTACTCACTCACTGAGAACCACCTACGGTCGGGGCGCTCCGCTCTTGGATTATGAGGACAGTCATTCTCGTATACGCCCACGAGGTGTGCTCTTCCCCTGCTTGCCATTCAACCAGCGTACCGGGGCCGACCGGGACCTCGACGTCGTCTGCACCGGCAACCCGTCCAGTTCCAGAAACCACATAGAAGAGTTGGTTCTGTCCTGCCCGGTGTCTGGGTAGGGACGAGTGCTCGTCGAGGACTGCGATATCGACTCGAACACGTTCCAATCGAGTTTGGTCCAGCAACATCGACATTGACACACCGGTGGCACCCGGCACATCGTCAAACCCAACAGCAGTTACTTCCATGAAAGCAAACTACAGGAGTCACCTACGTAGGAACGCTTCTGCGCTAGCGCTAACCGCGTTAGCCAGAAGCATCGAATGCTTCGCTAC
The sequence above is a segment of the Actinomycetaceae bacterium MB13-C1-2 genome. Coding sequences within it:
- a CDS encoding cupin domain-containing protein; this translates as MEVTAVGFDDVPGATGVSMSMLLDQTRLERVRVDIAVLDEHSSLPRHRAGQNQLFYVVSGTGRVAGADDVEVPVGPGTLVEWQAGEEHTSWAYTRMTVLIIQERSAPTVGGSQ